The following coding sequences are from one Gossypium hirsutum isolate 1008001.06 chromosome A12, Gossypium_hirsutum_v2.1, whole genome shotgun sequence window:
- the LOC121210900 gene encoding eukaryotic translation initiation factor 1A, translating into MPKNKGKGGKNRKRGKNEADDEKRELIFKEDGQEYAQVIRMLGNGRCEAMCIDGTKRLFHSRGKMHKKVWIATDDIILVGLRDYQDDKADVIMKYMPDEARLLKAHGELPETTRLNEGVAGGIDEDDDGTGDDYIEFEDEDIDKI; encoded by the coding sequence atgcCAAAGAACAAAGGAAAAGGAGGAAAGAATCGAAAGAGAGGAAAGAATGAAGCCGATGATGAGAAACGAGAATTGATCTTCAAAGAAGACGGCCAAGAATACGCTCAAGTGATCCGAATGTTAGGCAACGGCCGATGCGAAGCCATGTGTATCGACGGCACGAAACGGCTCTTCCACAGCCGTGGCAAGATGCACAAGAAGGTATGGATAGCTACCGACGACATCATCCTCGTCGGCCTTAGGGATTATCAAGATGACAAAGCTGACGTCATCATGAAATACATGCCTGATGAAGCTAGGCTTCTCAAAGCTCATGGAGAACTCCCGGAGACTACGAGATTGAACGAAGGTGTCGCCGGCGGAATTGATGAGGACGATGATGGCACCGGCGATGATTATattgaatttgaagatgaagataTAGATAagatataa
- the LOC107948195 gene encoding G-box-binding factor 3 isoform X1, with translation MGSSDEGKSSKSDKSSSPAPPDQTNIHVYPDWAAMQAYYSPRVPMPPYYNSAVASSHAPPPYMWGPTQAIMPPYGTPYATIYPHGGVYVHPTVPMGSHGHGVPSSPKAAPETPTKSSGNTNGGLMKKLKGFDGLAMSIGNSTAENAESGAEPRPSQSAETEGSIDDSDGNTTGADQTRRKRVREGTPPIAGVEGNNEARSKPVAAREATATISPKAVGSVLPPGMTTSLELSNPPAKSSPTNVPRVMPSEIWLQNERELKRERRKQSNRESARRSRLRKQAETEELARKVESLTAENTTLRSEINQLTEKSEKLRLENATLVEGLKNGELGYAKDIIMNKKADKEGEMYEKKSNSGAKLHQLFDPSPRADAVAAS, from the exons ATGGGTAGCAGCGATGAAGGAAAGTCATCTAAATCTGACAAATCGTCTTCACCGGCACCACCG GACCAGACCAATATTCATGTCTATCCCGATTGGGCAGCCATGCAG GCATATTACAGTCCTCGTGTTCCTATGCCACCATATTATAACTCAGCTGTAGCATCTAGCCATGCTCCTCCCCCCTATATGTGGGGACCAACACAG GCTATCATGCCACCTTATGGGACACCTTATGCAACAATATACCCGCATGGGGGAGTTTATGTGCATCCTACGGTTCCTATG GGATCACATGGGCATGGTGTTCCATCATCACCTAAA GCAGCTCCAGAAACACCTACAAAGTCCTCTGGGAATACAAACGGAGGTTTAATGAAGAAGCTGAAAGGATTTGATGGCCTTGCAATGTCAATAGGCAATAGTACTGCAGAGAATGCTGAAAGTGGGGCTGAACCCAGACCATCTCAGAG TGCGGAGACTGAAGGTTCCATTGATGATAGTGATGGGAATACAACTGGG GCAGATCAAACAAGACGGAAAAGAGTCAGGGAGGGAACCCCACCCATTG CAGGTGTAGAAGGGAATAATGAGGCAAGGTCTAAACCAGTTGCTGCACGAGAGGCTACTGCAACCATTTCTCCTAAAGCAGTTGGATCCGTACTTCCTCCTGGCATGACCACATCCTTGGAGCTTAGTAACCCTCCTGCCAAGTCCAGTCCTACAAATGTACCTCGTGTAATGCCATCTGAAATCTGGTTGCAG aacGAACGGGAGCTGAAACGGGAGAGGAGGAAACAGTCTAATAGAGAATCTGCTCGAAGATCAAGGTTGAGGAAGCAG GCCGAGACCGAAGAGCTTGCCCGAAAAGTCGAATCCTTGACTGCAGAAAACACAACACTTAGATCAGAAATAAATCAACTAACCGAAAAATCCGAGAAACTAAGGCTAGAAAATGCTACATTAGTG GAGGGATTGAAAAACGGTGAACTAGGATATGCAAAGGATATAATTATGAACAAGAAAGCAGACAAAGAGGGTGAAATGTACGAGAAAAAGTCGAACTCGGGTGCCAAACTGCATCAACTCTTTGATCCGAGTCCAAGAGCTGATGCTGTGGCTGCTTCATGA
- the LOC107948195 gene encoding G-box-binding factor 3 isoform X2 codes for MGSSDEGKSSKSDKSSSPAPPDQTNIHVYPDWAAMQAYYSPRVPMPPYYNSAVASSHAPPPYMWGPTQAIMPPYGTPYATIYPHGGVYVHPTVPMGSHGHGVPSSPKAAPETPTKSSGNTNGGLMKKLKGFDGLAMSIGNSTAENAESGAEPRPSQSAETEGSIDDSDGNTTGADQTRRKRVREGTPPIGVEGNNEARSKPVAAREATATISPKAVGSVLPPGMTTSLELSNPPAKSSPTNVPRVMPSEIWLQNERELKRERRKQSNRESARRSRLRKQAETEELARKVESLTAENTTLRSEINQLTEKSEKLRLENATLVEGLKNGELGYAKDIIMNKKADKEGEMYEKKSNSGAKLHQLFDPSPRADAVAAS; via the exons ATGGGTAGCAGCGATGAAGGAAAGTCATCTAAATCTGACAAATCGTCTTCACCGGCACCACCG GACCAGACCAATATTCATGTCTATCCCGATTGGGCAGCCATGCAG GCATATTACAGTCCTCGTGTTCCTATGCCACCATATTATAACTCAGCTGTAGCATCTAGCCATGCTCCTCCCCCCTATATGTGGGGACCAACACAG GCTATCATGCCACCTTATGGGACACCTTATGCAACAATATACCCGCATGGGGGAGTTTATGTGCATCCTACGGTTCCTATG GGATCACATGGGCATGGTGTTCCATCATCACCTAAA GCAGCTCCAGAAACACCTACAAAGTCCTCTGGGAATACAAACGGAGGTTTAATGAAGAAGCTGAAAGGATTTGATGGCCTTGCAATGTCAATAGGCAATAGTACTGCAGAGAATGCTGAAAGTGGGGCTGAACCCAGACCATCTCAGAG TGCGGAGACTGAAGGTTCCATTGATGATAGTGATGGGAATACAACTGGG GCAGATCAAACAAGACGGAAAAGAGTCAGGGAGGGAACCCCACCCATTG GTGTAGAAGGGAATAATGAGGCAAGGTCTAAACCAGTTGCTGCACGAGAGGCTACTGCAACCATTTCTCCTAAAGCAGTTGGATCCGTACTTCCTCCTGGCATGACCACATCCTTGGAGCTTAGTAACCCTCCTGCCAAGTCCAGTCCTACAAATGTACCTCGTGTAATGCCATCTGAAATCTGGTTGCAG aacGAACGGGAGCTGAAACGGGAGAGGAGGAAACAGTCTAATAGAGAATCTGCTCGAAGATCAAGGTTGAGGAAGCAG GCCGAGACCGAAGAGCTTGCCCGAAAAGTCGAATCCTTGACTGCAGAAAACACAACACTTAGATCAGAAATAAATCAACTAACCGAAAAATCCGAGAAACTAAGGCTAGAAAATGCTACATTAGTG GAGGGATTGAAAAACGGTGAACTAGGATATGCAAAGGATATAATTATGAACAAGAAAGCAGACAAAGAGGGTGAAATGTACGAGAAAAAGTCGAACTCGGGTGCCAAACTGCATCAACTCTTTGATCCGAGTCCAAGAGCTGATGCTGTGGCTGCTTCATGA
- the LOC121211415 gene encoding uncharacterized protein, translating to MGSDTSWFIIIIIVIIVNISSSIVGGSADSYDPQALKALFRHYANLTLANHHTGTEHKVNLPSNFTGMEVSVKRLRSGSLWTRGTDSIYVKIPSNVKTLPYVKRLAIVYDNLGNWSSMYYNVPGYALVSPVIGFDVYDYSDLTMIMDGNLTLRVEGELISIHFPYLNVGDKNTTLLKCVGFEPDGSVEFKNWTNDNVCKVKKARHFCVVAEMPAVTEEKEGRAWKWWVIGFGIGIVGLIVLVSMGMVVMLKWRKMEITKMEKESDTSVALDTFWVRGDHKMPCASMIRTQPTLEHDFVP from the coding sequence ATGGGGTCTGATACAAGCtggttcatcatcatcatcatcgtcatcatTGTTAATATTTCTTCGTCGATCGTTGGTGGCTCAGCTGATAGCTATGATCCACAAGCTTTAAAAGCTCTGTTTCGTCACTACGCGAATCTCACATTGGCAAATCATCATACAGGTACTGAGCATAAAGTTAATCTCCCTTCTAATTTCACCGGCATGGAAGTTTCCGTTAAGAGGTTACGTAGTGGGAGTTTATGGACTAGAGGAACCGATTCCATATATGTTAAGATCCCATCTAATGTTAAAACATTGCCATACGTGAAAAGATTAGCTATAGTTTATGATAATTTAGGGAATTGGTCCTCTATGTACTACAATGTTCCTGGTTATGCATTAGTTTCTCCGGTTATCGGTTTCGATGTTTACGATTACTCTGATTTAACCATGATAATGGATGGGAATTTAACGTTGAGAGTTGAAGGCGAACTGATTTCGATTCATTTCCCTTATTTAAATGTTGGGGATAAAAACACGACACTGCTTAAGTGCGTAGGATTTGAACCGGACGGGTCAGTTGAATTCAAGAATTGGACCAACGATAATGTTTGCAAGGTCAAAAAAGCCAGGCATTTTTGCGTTGTGGCGGAGATGCCGGCGGTGACGGAGGAAAAGGAAGGGCGGGCTTGGAAATGGTGGGTGATAGGGTTTGGGATTGGAATTGTGGGGCTAATTGTGTTGGTTTCAATGGGGATGGTGGTGATGTTAAAGTGGAGGAAAATGGAGATCACAAAAATGGAGAAGGAATCTGATACATCGGTGGCATTGGATACATTTTGGGTTAGGGGTGATCATAAAATGCCTTGTGCATCAATGATTAGAACACAACCAACACTTGAGCATGATTTTGTTCCTTAG